ACGCGGCGCTGCTGGCCGGTGCGGCGGATCTCGCGGTGCACTGCGTCAAGGACGTTCCGGCCGACCGGCCGCTGCCCGCGGGCACGGTGTTCGCCGCGTTCCTGAAGCGGGACGACATCCGCGACGCCCTCGTGCACCCGGGCGGCCGCACCCTGGACGAACTGCCGGCCGGGACGCGCATCGGCACCTCCTCGGTGCGCCGGGTCGCCCAGCTCGCCGCCACCCATCCGCACCTGGAGTGCGTGCCGTTCCGCGGCAACGCCAACCGGCGGCTGGAGAAGCTGGCGGCGGGCGAGGCGAACGCGCTGCTCCTCGCGGTGTCCGGTCTGGAGCGCATCGGCAGGACTGACGTGATCAGCGAGGTGTTGTCGCCGGAGACGATGATGCCGCCGATCGGCGCGGGCATCCTCGCCCTGCAGTGCCGGGAGGGCGACAGCGACCTCATCGACGCGGTCAGCGGGCTCGGCGATCCGGCCACCCACCGGGAGGCCACGGCGGAGCGCATGTTCCTGCATGTGCTCCAGGGGCACTGCAACAGCCCCATCGCCGGGTACGCACAGGTGGACCGCAGCGGTGAACTGTCTCTGCGGGCCTGTGTGTTCACCCCGGACGGCAAGGTCCGGCTGAACGCCCACGAGTGGGCGGGCCGCCTCGACCCGGCGACGCTCGGCACGTCGGTGGCGGTGGCGCTGCTGCGTCAGGGCGCGCGCGAGATCATCGACGGCATCCCGCACTGACCGTGCGGTGACGCCCGGCGACCGCCCGGTGGCCGGGCGAGGGGGCGGCGCCGGTCAGGCGGTGCCCTCTTCGGCCTGGTCCCGCAGGAAGTTGCTCACCTGACGGGCCAGGCTGTCGCGTACCGTGCCGGCCTGGGCGACGCCGGTGCCCTCGTGCAGCCCGATGCCGCCCGTCCACAGCCGGCGGTCGGCCCAGTCGTCGTCGGCCCGCAACTGGATCTGGACGTCCACCTGGCTCAGCGCGGCCTCGGGGCCCGCCGCGTAGAGCACGGCGGTGACCCGGCGCAGCGGGTGGACGTCGAAGCCCTCGATGAACTGCGAGTTGCGCCAGTCGATGAACGCGCTCTCGCCGTCGGGCCCGAGCCGTACGTCGATCTGGCCGTCCTCGAGGTGGATCGTGGGCTGCAGGGCGCCCCGGTTCTCGACGGTCACCCGGAGGCAGAAGTACGTCAGCCCCTCGGCCGCGTCGTCGCGCCCCCGCGGCGGCTCGCTCAGCTCCAGGCGGTGGACGCGGACCCGCAGACCGGCATGCTCGTCGTACTCGTGCCAGTCCCCGACCACGTTCGGCTCGTACACAGTCCACCTCTCGACTTCTACCGGGCTGCTTCCTATCCGTGTGCCGATCGCACTGTCAAATGAGCGGAATGCACTGTGGCCAGGGAGTTCACCCCTTTTGATCGCTGATCAAGCCGTGCGCAGGCACAACTCGCCGGCGGGTCCAGAAAGGGCTTGCCGGGGCGTGCCGCACATCACGTCCCGGGGCAAGATCAGCGGGCCAGCCGGCCCAGCAGCGAGGACGCCGCGGTGATGCCGAGCGCGGCGGCCACGACCAGCACCCCGAAGTCCAGGGCGAGGTGCGCGGGCGTGCCGAGGAGCAGCCCGCGCAGGGCGTCCACCTCGTAGCTGAGGGGGTTGCCCTTGCTGACGGCCTGGAGCCAGCCCGGCATGACGGCTACGGGGTAGAGGGCGTTGGAGCCGAAGAACAGCGGCATGGTGATCGCCTGGCCGATGCCCATGAGGCGGTCGCGGCTGAGGACGATGCCGGCGATGGTCATCGACAGGCAGGAGAAGAAGGCCGAGCCGAGGACGACGAGCGCGGCGACACCGAGCAGCTTGAGCGGGTTCCAGGTCAGGGCGACGCCGAGCAGGGCGGCGATGACGACCACGACGACCGCCTGGACCACCGACTTCACCCCGGCCGCGAACGCCTTGCCGGTGATGAGCGCGGAGCGCGGAGTCGGCGTGACGAGCAGCTTGTTGAGGACGCCGGCGTCGCGCTCCCAGATGATCTGGATGCCGTAGAAGATGGCGATGAACATCGCGGACTGGGCGATGATGCCGGGCGCCAGGTAGTCGATGTAGGGGATGCCGCCGGTCGGGATCGCCTTGATGCGGGTGAAGGTCTGGCCGAAGATCAGCAGCCACAGGGCGGGCTGCACGGCCCGGGTGTACAGCTCGGTGCGGTCGTGGCGCAGTTTCTGCAGTTCGACGGCGCACAGGGCGCCGATCCGGGCGGGCAGCAGCCGCCAGCCCTCGCGGGGGCGGGGCGGCCGCAGCAGGAGGTCGATGCCCTGCGCGCGGGCGGGGTCAGCCGACGCGCTGAGCGGTGCGGCGGGTGCTTCGGACATCGCGGAAATCTCCTGCCTGCTCGTCGAGGCCGCTGCCCGCGACCTCCCGGAAGACGTCCTCCAGGCTCGGCAGCGGGTCCGTGGCCGGCGCGCCCTCGGCACGCCGGCGTTCCCCGAGCCCCTGGCGGAGTTCCTCGGGGGTGCCGAGGGCACGGATCCGGCCGCGGTGCATCAGGCCGACGCGGTCGCAGTACTGGTCGGCCTCGTCCATGTAGTGGGTGGTCACCAGGACCGTCATGCCGGTGGCCTCGCGTACGGCGGTGATGTGCTCCCAGACACCCGTTCGGGCGATCGGGTCGAGGCCGATCGTCGGCTCGTCGAGGATCAGCAGCCGGGGCGCGCTGACCAGGGCCTGGGCGAGTTCGAGCCGGCGGACCATGCCGCCGGAGTAGGTGCCGGCGAGCCGGTCGGCGGCGCCGGTGAGGCCGACGGCGGCCAGCGCCTGGCCGACGCGGGCGGCGCGTTCGCGCCGGGGCACGTCGAAGACGCGGGCGAACAGGGAGACGTTCTCCCGGCCGGTCAGGCCCGCGTCGGCGGACAGTTGCTGCGGGACGTAGCCGAGCAGCCGGCGTACGGCCATCCGGTCGCCGGCGGTGTCGTGGCCGAAGACGCGCACCATGCCGGACGGGACCGGCAGCAGGGTGGTGATGCAGCGGATGGCGGTGGTCTTGCCGGCCCCGTTGGGTCCGAGCAGGCCGAAGACCTCGCCCTCCCGGACGGTCAGGTCGAGCCCGTCGACGGCCTGGGTGTCGCCGAAGGCGTAGGCGAGCCGGGTGCAGGCGACGGCGTCCGGGGCGTCGACGTCGGTGGTGTCACTGTCGCTGTCAGTGTCGGTGTCGGTCGTCATGACTCCTCGGCCTCCTCGTGCAGGGTGACGGCGAGCGCGCGCAGGGCGGGCAGCGCCGCGTGCAGGGCCTGGCGGTCGGCGGCGTCGAGGCGGGCGACCTGGCGGGCGACGAGCGCGGCGCGGCGCTCCTTCCACGCCCGCAGCCGGGCCTCGGCCGCGTCGGTGAGCAGCAGGCGGGCGGCGCGCCGGTCGGCGGGGTCGGTCTCCCGCACCAGGTAGCCGTCCTTGACCAGTTGGTTGACGAGGGTCGAGACGGAGTTGCCCGCGAGGTACAGCTCCTTGGCCGCGTCCGAGACGCCGATGCCGGGCCGTCCCTCGACGAGGCGCAGCAGCTCGACCTCGGCGCCGCGCAGCCGCGGCACGGTCAGACCGGCCCGCAGCCGCCGTCTGAGCAGCCGCTGGACGCCGACGAGTGCGTCGGCGAGCTCTTCCGGGAAGGTCTCTTCGTCCGCGTCGTCGTCCACACCGTCGAGATTACCTCTGTGTCAGAGACAACCGGACCAAGGGAAGGCCAAGAAGGCGGGCGGCGCGGAGAGTCGGCGGAGAGTCAAGCGCGACACGGGGCAAGCATGAATAAACAGGGGCAATTCGTTTCAGAGAGCCTGGCCCTGGGCATCTGCACGGCAGTGCTTCGGACCGGAGGCACGTCCGTGGGACCCGCCGCGCGGCCGGCCCCGGGTGCTCCGCGAACCGTCCGGGTGAGCGCTTCCCACGGTGTCCGCCCATTCATCGGCACCCTCCCGAGGGAGGCGCGCGTGATGCGTAGCACCACCGTCCGAACCCAGCAGCACCCCCATGACGACGCCCCGGACACCGCCGAGTCCTTCGTACGGTTCGCCGGGCTGCCCGACGGGCCGCAGCGCCAGGCGCTCAAGGACGAGCTGGTCCGGCTCTGGCTGCCGATGGCCGAGCGGATCGCCGTCCGCTTCCGGGGGCGCGGCGAGGCCCTCGAGGATCTGTACCAGGTGGCGGCGCTGGGGCTGGTCAAGGCCGTCGATCACTACGATCCGGACCGCGGCCGTGCCTTCGAGGCGTACGCGGTGCCGACGATCACGGGTGAGATCAAGCGCCACTTCCGCGACCACATGTGGACGCTGCACGTGCCGCGCCGGGTCCAGGATCTGCGCAACCGGGTGCGGCACGCCGCGAAGGAGCTGTCGCAGACGCCTGCGGGCCGGCCGCCGACCGTCGCCGAGATCGCCGCGTACGCGCAGCTCAGCGAGGACGAGGTGCGCACCGGCGCGGAGGCTCTGGAGTGCTTCTCCGCGCTGTCGCTGGAGGCCGAGCTGCCCGGCACCGACGGCTACGCGCTCGAGGACGCCCTCGGCGACACCGATCCCGGCTACGACACCGTCGTCGACCGGGTGGCCGTGGCGCCCTGTCTGCGGGCGCTGCCGGAACGCGAGCGGACCATCCTGTACCTGCGGTTCTTCGCGGGGATGACGCAGAGCCGGATCGCGGAGCAGTTGGGCATCTCTCAGATGCATGTCTCGCGGCTGCTCAGCGGCTGTTTCGCGCGACTGCGTGAGGAGATCGCCGCCGAGGCCGGATGACGTTCACTCCAGCGGGGGTGCGCCGGGGATCTGGCGGGGGCCGTGCCGGTCGAGGAGGTCCTCCAGTTCCGTTCGGATCTCCTCGGGCAGGTCTCCGGTGCGTCCCCAGACGAGGATCAGGTCGGCCACGCTGCGCAGTCTGACGTTCGTGTGCTGGGAGGCCTCGCGCAGCACGATCCAGCCCTCGTCGGGCGTCATCCGCCCCAGCGCGACGACCACGCCGATCGCCTGGTCCACCACCGCGTGGGCGGCGACCGCCTCTTTCAGCTGGGCGTTCTCCGCCTCGAGTGCGAAGATCCGAGCCGTTTCGTCGTCGGGTCCGCGCGGTACTCGTGCCATCACTCCATCGTGCCACCGGGTCGCTCGGCAGGCGCTCGGAACGGTTACGGCCGGACACTGGGGGGAGGTCGCGCCCGTCGGCCGAGAGAGCAGGAACGCGAGTGCCATGAACCACCACCACCCGTCATCCGCCCGTGCGAGAAGGTCCCTGTCCACGGACTCCGTGTTCGGGGCGCCCTGCTGGGTGAGCCTGACCAGCCGCGACCTCGGGGCCACGCAGGAGTTCTACGAGGCGGTGCTCGGCTGGGAGTGGCGTCGCGGAGTGCTCGGCGACCACTTCCGTACGGCGCTGGTCGGGAACGTGCCCGTCGCGGGGGTGGCCGCCGTCGCCTCGATGTGGCAGATGGCGGTGGCCTGGACGCCGTACTTCGCGGTGTCCGACGCGGACGAGGCGGCGTCGCGGGCCCGGGAGCGGGGCGGGACCGTGGCCGTGGGGCCGATCTCGCTGCCGCCGGGCCGGGCGGCGCTGCTGGCCGACCGGGACGGCGCGACGTTCGGCATCTGGGAGGGGGAGCTGATCGGCAACTGGGAGGCCTGGCGGCAGGCGGCGCCCGCCTTCATCAAGCTGCACACGCGCGACGCCTTCGACTCCGCGATCTTCTACGGCGAGCTCCTCGAGTGGGCCACGGACCGCCCCGGCGGCGTCGAGGTCCGCTACGAGGGCGGTGAGGTCGTGCTGCGCAGCCGGGGCGACGTGGTGGCCCGGATCGAGTCGGGCGCGCTGGAGGCGGCGCCCGATCCGACGATCCGTCCGCACTGGCAGGTCCACTTCGCCGTCGCGGACGTGGCGGCCTGCGCGCGGGCCGCGGAGAAGCACGGCGGCAGCGTGCTGGTGGAGTCCGATCACGAGGCGGTGCTGCGGGATCAGGACGGCGCCCAGTTCACGGTGACCTCGCACCACGCGCGCTGAACCCGCTCTCACTCCTGGCGGCGCGGGGCCAGAATCGGCGCCGCCGCAGTACGGGGTGGGCGGCGCGCAGGGCGAGCAGGCGCCGGCAGAAGTCGGTGAGGCGCCGCTGTTCGCCGGTCAACCGCCAGTCGGTCCAGGAGACTTCGTTGTCCTGGCAGTAGGCGTTGTTGTTGCCGCCCTGGGTGCGGCCGAGTTCGTCGCCGTGGGAGAGCATCGGGATGCCCTGCGACAGCAGCAGCGTGGCGAGGAGGTTGCGCTGTTGCCGGGCACGCAGGGCGAGGACCGCGGGTCGCTCGGTGGGGCCCTCGGTCCCGCAGTTCCAGGAGCGGTTGGTGCTCTCGCCGTCCCGGTTGCCCTCGCCGTTGGCCTCGTTGTGCTTGCCGTTGTACGAGACGAGGTCGCGCAGGGTGAACCCGTCGTGCGCGGTGACGAAGTTGACGCGGGCGGCGCCTGCTGTGGGCGTACAGGTCGGATGAGCCGGTCAGCCGGGAGGCGAACTCGCCCAGCGAGCCGGGTTCGGCCCGCCAGAAGTCGCGTACGGCGTCGCGGTAGCGGCCGTTCCACTCCGACCACAGGGGCGGGAAGTTGCCCACCTGGTAGCCGCCCTCGCCGACGTCCCAGGGTTCGGCGATGAGTTTGACGCGGCTGATCACCGGGTGCACCGGTGGCCGGAGGCCGGGTTCCACGGCCCGTGCACCCGGAATCCGTAGCGCTGCCCGGGGCCGACCCCGGGCAGGTGGGCGTGCCAGACGAAGCCGTCGACCTCGGCCAGCGGGACCTCGCGGGCGGTGCCGTCCTCGGCGACGAGGACGAGGTCGACGCGGTCGGCGACCTCGCTGAACAAGGCGAAGTTGGTGCCCTGTCCGTCGAAGTCGGCGCCCAACGGGTAGGGGTGCCCGCTCCAGGCGGGCACCCCTGCACCGTGGTTCGGCCGGTGCGGCCGGTTCGGCCGTGAGGTCACCGGGCGGCCACCAGGACGCCACGCGCCTCGCCCGCCGGGGCGGCCAGGGCCGCCGCCGGCAG
The Streptomyces sp. NBC_01485 genome window above contains:
- the hemC gene encoding hydroxymethylbilane synthase, with the translated sequence MSVPELIRIVSRDSPMALAQVERVRAELTALYPGVRTEVVPVKTTGDKWMGDLSQVEGKGAFTKEVDAALLAGAADLAVHCVKDVPADRPLPAGTVFAAFLKRDDIRDALVHPGGRTLDELPAGTRIGTSSVRRVAQLAATHPHLECVPFRGNANRRLEKLAAGEANALLLAVSGLERIGRTDVISEVLSPETMMPPIGAGILALQCREGDSDLIDAVSGLGDPATHREATAERMFLHVLQGHCNSPIAGYAQVDRSGELSLRACVFTPDGKVRLNAHEWAGRLDPATLGTSVAVALLRQGAREIIDGIPH
- a CDS encoding ABC transporter permease, which translates into the protein MSEAPAAPLSASADPARAQGIDLLLRPPRPREGWRLLPARIGALCAVELQKLRHDRTELYTRAVQPALWLLIFGQTFTRIKAIPTGGIPYIDYLAPGIIAQSAMFIAIFYGIQIIWERDAGVLNKLLVTPTPRSALITGKAFAAGVKSVVQAVVVVVIAALLGVALTWNPLKLLGVAALVVLGSAFFSCLSMTIAGIVLSRDRLMGIGQAITMPLFFGSNALYPVAVMPGWLQAVSKGNPLSYEVDALRGLLLGTPAHLALDFGVLVVAAALGITAASSLLGRLAR
- a CDS encoding ABC transporter ATP-binding protein, translating into MTTDTDTDSDSDTTDVDAPDAVACTRLAYAFGDTQAVDGLDLTVREGEVFGLLGPNGAGKTTAIRCITTLLPVPSGMVRVFGHDTAGDRMAVRRLLGYVPQQLSADAGLTGRENVSLFARVFDVPRRERAARVGQALAAVGLTGAADRLAGTYSGGMVRRLELAQALVSAPRLLILDEPTIGLDPIARTGVWEHITAVREATGMTVLVTTHYMDEADQYCDRVGLMHRGRIRALGTPEELRQGLGERRRAEGAPATDPLPSLEDVFREVAGSGLDEQAGDFRDVRSTRRTAQRVG
- a CDS encoding MarR family winged helix-turn-helix transcriptional regulator → MDDDADEETFPEELADALVGVQRLLRRRLRAGLTVPRLRGAEVELLRLVEGRPGIGVSDAAKELYLAGNSVSTLVNQLVKDGYLVRETDPADRRAARLLLTDAAEARLRAWKERRAALVARQVARLDAADRQALHAALPALRALAVTLHEEAEES
- a CDS encoding SigB/SigF/SigG family RNA polymerase sigma factor, with the translated sequence MRSTTVRTQQHPHDDAPDTAESFVRFAGLPDGPQRQALKDELVRLWLPMAERIAVRFRGRGEALEDLYQVAALGLVKAVDHYDPDRGRAFEAYAVPTITGEIKRHFRDHMWTLHVPRRVQDLRNRVRHAAKELSQTPAGRPPTVAEIAAYAQLSEDEVRTGAEALECFSALSLEAELPGTDGYALEDALGDTDPGYDTVVDRVAVAPCLRALPERERTILYLRFFAGMTQSRIAEQLGISQMHVSRLLSGCFARLREEIAAEAG
- a CDS encoding ANTAR domain-containing protein; the encoded protein is MARVPRGPDDETARIFALEAENAQLKEAVAAHAVVDQAIGVVVALGRMTPDEGWIVLREASQHTNVRLRSVADLILVWGRTGDLPEEIRTELEDLLDRHGPRQIPGAPPLE
- a CDS encoding VOC family protein — its product is MNHHHPSSARARRSLSTDSVFGAPCWVSLTSRDLGATQEFYEAVLGWEWRRGVLGDHFRTALVGNVPVAGVAAVASMWQMAVAWTPYFAVSDADEAASRARERGGTVAVGPISLPPGRAALLADRDGATFGIWEGELIGNWEAWRQAAPAFIKLHTRDAFDSAIFYGELLEWATDRPGGVEVRYEGGEVVLRSRGDVVARIESGALEAAPDPTIRPHWQVHFAVADVAACARAAEKHGGSVLVESDHEAVLRDQDGAQFTVTSHHAR